From Microtus pennsylvanicus isolate mMicPen1 chromosome 10, mMicPen1.hap1, whole genome shotgun sequence, one genomic window encodes:
- the Glt8d1 gene encoding glycosyltransferase 8 domain-containing protein 1 isoform X4: MDDDVIVQGDILALYNTPLKPGHAAAFSEDCDSASTKVIIRGAGNQYNYIGYLDYKKERIRKLSMKASTCSFNPGVFVANLTEWKRQNVTNQLEKWMKLNVEEGLYSRTLAGSITTPPLLIVFYQQHSTIDPMWNVRHLGSSAGKRYSPQFVKAAKLLHWNGHFKPWGRAASYADVWEKWYVPDPTGKFSLIRRHMDASN, from the exons ATGGATGATGATGTAATTGTACAAG GTGACATTCTTGCCTTGTATAATACACCACTGAAGCCAGGACATGCTGCTGCATTTTCAGAAGATTGTGATTCAGCCTCTACTAAAGTCATTATCCGTGGAGCAGGGAACCAA TACAATTATATTGGCTATCTTGACTATAAAAAGGAGAGAATTCGTAAGCTTTCCATGAAAGCCAGCACCTGTTCCTTTAACCCTGGAGTTTTTGTTGCAAACTTGACTGAATGGAAGAGACAGAATGTAACTAACCAGCTGGAGAAATGGATGAAACTTAATGTAGA AGAGGGACTGTACAGTAGAACTCTGGCTGGCAGCATCACCACACCTCCTTTGCTTATCGTATTTTATCAACAACATTCCACCATTGACCCTATGTGGAACGTCAGACACCTTG gttccaGTGCTGGAAAACGGTATTCACCCCAGTTTGTAAAGGCTGCCAAGTTACTTCACTGGAATGGCCACTTCAAGCCTTGGGGAAGAGCTGCTTCATATGCTGATGTTTGGGAAAAATGGTATGTTCCAGACCCAACAGGCAAATTCAGCTTAATCCGAAGACATATGGATGCCTCAAACTAA
- the Glt8d1 gene encoding glycosyltransferase 8 domain-containing protein 1 isoform X2, with translation MVTDALFWCKGLVSNVCIRQKKRMSFRKVSIIIWVLAVVLFLLVLHHNFLSLSSLLRNDVTDSGILGLQPIDFATDVHQHPVNGRQEEIPVVIAASEDRLGGTIAAINSVHRNTRSNVIFYIVTLNSTADHLRSWLNSVSLKSIRYKIVNFDTKLLEGKVKQDPDQGESMKPLTFARFYLPILVPSVKKAIYMDDDVIVQGDILALYNTPLKPGHAAAFSEDCDSASTKVIIRGAGNQYNYIGYLDYKKERIRKLSMKASTCSFNPGVFVANLTEWKRQNVTNQLEKWMKLNVEEGLYSRTLAGSITTPPLLIVFYQQHSTIDPMWNVRHLGSSAGKRYSPQFVKAAKLLHWNGHFKPWGRAASYADVWEKWYVPDPTGKFSLIRRHMDASN, from the exons atggtgactgatgccctcttctggtgtaaaG gattaGTATCTAATGTTTGtataagacagaagaaaaggatGTCATTCCGTAAAG TGAGCATCATCATCTGGGTCCTGGCTGTTGTTCTCTTCTTACTGGTTTTGCACCATAACTTCCTCAGCTTGAGTAGTTTGCTAAGGAATGACGTAACAG ATTCAGGAATCCTGGGGCTTCAGCCCATAGACTTTGCCACAGATGTTCATCAACATCCAGTAAATGGGAGACAAGAAGAGATTCCTGTGGTCATTGCTGCCTCTGAAGACAGGCTGGGTGGGACAATTGCGGCCATAAACAGTGTTCATCGGAACACTCGCTCCAATGTGATTTTTTACATTGTTACCCTCAACAGTACAGCAGACCATCTCCG GTCCTGGCTTAACAGTGTTTCCCTGAAAAGCATCAGGTACAAAATTGTAAATTTTGACACTAAACTTTTGGAAGGGAAAGTAAAGCAGGATCCTGACCAGGGGGAGTCCATGAAACCA ttaACCTTTGCAAGGTTCTACTTGCCAATTCTGGTGCCCAGTGTAAAGAAGGCCATATACATGGATGATGATGTAATTGTACAAG GTGACATTCTTGCCTTGTATAATACACCACTGAAGCCAGGACATGCTGCTGCATTTTCAGAAGATTGTGATTCAGCCTCTACTAAAGTCATTATCCGTGGAGCAGGGAACCAA TACAATTATATTGGCTATCTTGACTATAAAAAGGAGAGAATTCGTAAGCTTTCCATGAAAGCCAGCACCTGTTCCTTTAACCCTGGAGTTTTTGTTGCAAACTTGACTGAATGGAAGAGACAGAATGTAACTAACCAGCTGGAGAAATGGATGAAACTTAATGTAGA AGAGGGACTGTACAGTAGAACTCTGGCTGGCAGCATCACCACACCTCCTTTGCTTATCGTATTTTATCAACAACATTCCACCATTGACCCTATGTGGAACGTCAGACACCTTG gttccaGTGCTGGAAAACGGTATTCACCCCAGTTTGTAAAGGCTGCCAAGTTACTTCACTGGAATGGCCACTTCAAGCCTTGGGGAAGAGCTGCTTCATATGCTGATGTTTGGGAAAAATGGTATGTTCCAGACCCAACAGGCAAATTCAGCTTAATCCGAAGACATATGGATGCCTCAAACTAA
- the Gnl3 gene encoding guanine nucleotide-binding protein-like 3 isoform X2: MKRPKLKKASKRMTCHKRYKIQKKVREHHRKLRKEAKKRGHKKPRKDPGVPNSAPFKEAVLREAELRKQQLEELKQQQKLDRQQERKRKLEVNPGDEQSNVEPQQECEEPKTKKAKSGKQNPKKLHCRELKKVIEASDVLLEVLDARDPLGCRCPQVEEAVVKSGHKKLILVLNKSDLVPKENLESWLNYLNKELPTVVFKASTNMKYREKILKVKKKAVPIQSKTCCGKDALCKLLESFRQSCGKDIRVGVIGFPNVGKSSIINSLKQEWICNVGVPMGLTRSMQVVPLDKQITVIDSPCFIISPSNSPTALALRSPTSIEVLRPLEAASAILSQADSQQVVLKYTVPEFKDSLDFFTKLAQRRGLHQKGGGPSVESAAKLLWSEWTGASLGYYCHPPTSWTPSPHFSESITAYMKKGFNVEELEMNNAQSIQVLKGLHLTNRILFRSSGLTNGIIEETDIPEELPRHKENRRGGGEDDRNGDGENNTSDAPPVEDTTEILPVESTASKPSFAVDKMHEEDDDVYDFRTDYV; this comes from the exons ATGAAGCGGCCAA agttaaagaaagcaagcaaacgcATGACCTGCCATAAGCGGTATAAAATCCAAAAAAAG GTCCGAGAACATCACCGAAAATTAAGGAAGGAAGCTAAAAAGCGGGGTCACAAGAAGCCTAGGAAGGACCCTGGAGTTCCAAATAGTGCTCCCTTTAAAGAGGCTGTTCTTCGTGAAGCTGAGCTAAGGAAACAGCAG CTCGAAGAACTAAAGCAGCAGCAGAAACTTGATAggcaacaagaaaggaaaagaaagcttgAAGTTAATCCTGGTGATGAGCAGTCCAATGTGGAACCTCAGCAG gAATGTGAAGAACCCAAAACCAAGAAAGCTAAATCGGGAAAACAGAATCCAAAGAAGTTGCATTGTCGGGAACTTAAAAAG GTGATTGAGGCCTCAGATGTCCTGTTAGAGGTTTTGGATGCCAGAGATCCTCTTGGCTGTAGGTGTCCTCAGGTCGAAGAAGCTGTTGTCAAAAGTGGACATAAGAAGCTGATACTTGTATTGAATAAATCAG ATCTAGTACCAAAGGAGAATTTGGAGAGCTGGCTAAATTACTTGAATAAAGAATTGCCAACAGTGGTGTTCAAAGCCTCAACAAACATGAAGTACAGAGAGAAGATACTCAAG GTAAAGAAGAAAGCTGTTCCAATCCAAAGTAAAACCTGCTGTGGCAAGGATGCACTCTGTAAGCTTCTTGAAAGTTTTCGGCAGTCATGTGGGAAAGATATTCGGGTTGGAGTAATTG GTTTCCCAAATGTGGGGAAAAGCAGCATCATTAATAGTTTAAAACAAGAATGGATATGTAATGTTGGAGTTCCCATGGGACTTACAAG GAGCATGCAGGTTGTCCCTTTGGACAAGCAGATCACAGTCATAGATAGTCCGTGCTTCATTATTTCACCCAGTAACTCCCCTACTGCACTTGCTCTACGGAGTCCAACAAGCATTGAAGTCCTAAGACCACTAGAGGCTGCCAGCGCCATTCTATCCCAGGCTGATAGCCAACAG gtggTTTTAAAATACACTGTCCCGGAGTTTAaggattctttggatttttttactAAACTTGCTCAGAGAAGAGGTCTGCACCAAAAGGGTGGAGGGCCAAGTGTGGAAAGTGCTGCTAAGCTGCTGTGGTCTGAGTGGACAGG TGCCTCATTAGGTTACTACTGTCATCCTCCTACTTCCTGGACTCCTTCTCCACATTTCAGTGAGAGTATTACAGCATATATGAAGAAGGGCTTTAATGTGGAAGAACTAGAAATGAATAATGCACAGAGCATACAAG TCCTCAAGGGCCTTCATTTAACTAACAGAATCCTTTTCCGGTCTTCGGGCCTGACAAATGGAATAATAGAAGAAACAGACATACCCGAAGAATTGccaagacacaaagaaaacagacGGGGTGGTGGTGAAGATGACAGAAATGGTGATGGTGAAAATAAT accTCAGATGCACCCCCTGTAGAAGATACCACAGAGATATTACCTGTGGAATCAACAGCAA GTAAACCATCATTTGCTGTGGATAAAATGCATGAAGAGGATGATGATGTCTATGACTTTAGAACAGATTATGTATAA
- the Glt8d1 gene encoding glycosyltransferase 8 domain-containing protein 1 isoform X1, with amino-acid sequence MCPTGTDALWPRPAPSPKERGLLKFLESSALLTRTGAATWPEHRTGQCYRLPRTAPRGLCLPLRTAARTRRVSIATAFSPGGPGLPRGACFAWRSGSGATVKPRPGGTACLLQSSRARGPRPGCGGRRRPRGGPGPGACGASAELAGRAWARAAAPPPGAGLVSNVCIRQKKRMSFRKVSIIIWVLAVVLFLLVLHHNFLSLSSLLRNDVTDSGILGLQPIDFATDVHQHPVNGRQEEIPVVIAASEDRLGGTIAAINSVHRNTRSNVIFYIVTLNSTADHLRSWLNSVSLKSIRYKIVNFDTKLLEGKVKQDPDQGESMKPLTFARFYLPILVPSVKKAIYMDDDVIVQGDILALYNTPLKPGHAAAFSEDCDSASTKVIIRGAGNQYNYIGYLDYKKERIRKLSMKASTCSFNPGVFVANLTEWKRQNVTNQLEKWMKLNVEEGLYSRTLAGSITTPPLLIVFYQQHSTIDPMWNVRHLGSSAGKRYSPQFVKAAKLLHWNGHFKPWGRAASYADVWEKWYVPDPTGKFSLIRRHMDASN; translated from the exons ATGTGTCCGACGGGCACAGACGCCCTCTGGCCCCGCCCCGCGCCATCGCCAAAGGAGAGAGGTCTCCTAAAGTTCCTGGAATCCAGCGCATTGCTCACGAGGACTGGGGCTGCGACCTGGCCGGAGCATCGCACCGGTCAGTGCtaccggctgcccagaaccgcgCCTCGCGGGCTGTGCCTGCCCCTCCGAACGGCCGCCAGAACGCGCCGCGTCTCCATAGCGACGGCCTTTTCTCCGGGAGGACCCGGGCTGCCCCGTGGCGCCTGCTTCGCGTGGCGCTCTGGAAGCGGAGCCACGGTTAAGCCGAGACCTGGTGGCACAGCGTGTTTGCTGCAGAGCTCGCGGGCCAGGGGCCCGCGGCCGGGGTGCGGCGGACGCAGGCGGCCCCGCGGGGGGCCCGGGCCTGGGGCCTGTGGTGCGAGCGCTGAGCTGGCGGGGCGGGCCTGGGCGCGGGCTGCGGCCCCTCCTCCAGGCGCAG gattaGTATCTAATGTTTGtataagacagaagaaaaggatGTCATTCCGTAAAG TGAGCATCATCATCTGGGTCCTGGCTGTTGTTCTCTTCTTACTGGTTTTGCACCATAACTTCCTCAGCTTGAGTAGTTTGCTAAGGAATGACGTAACAG ATTCAGGAATCCTGGGGCTTCAGCCCATAGACTTTGCCACAGATGTTCATCAACATCCAGTAAATGGGAGACAAGAAGAGATTCCTGTGGTCATTGCTGCCTCTGAAGACAGGCTGGGTGGGACAATTGCGGCCATAAACAGTGTTCATCGGAACACTCGCTCCAATGTGATTTTTTACATTGTTACCCTCAACAGTACAGCAGACCATCTCCG GTCCTGGCTTAACAGTGTTTCCCTGAAAAGCATCAGGTACAAAATTGTAAATTTTGACACTAAACTTTTGGAAGGGAAAGTAAAGCAGGATCCTGACCAGGGGGAGTCCATGAAACCA ttaACCTTTGCAAGGTTCTACTTGCCAATTCTGGTGCCCAGTGTAAAGAAGGCCATATACATGGATGATGATGTAATTGTACAAG GTGACATTCTTGCCTTGTATAATACACCACTGAAGCCAGGACATGCTGCTGCATTTTCAGAAGATTGTGATTCAGCCTCTACTAAAGTCATTATCCGTGGAGCAGGGAACCAA TACAATTATATTGGCTATCTTGACTATAAAAAGGAGAGAATTCGTAAGCTTTCCATGAAAGCCAGCACCTGTTCCTTTAACCCTGGAGTTTTTGTTGCAAACTTGACTGAATGGAAGAGACAGAATGTAACTAACCAGCTGGAGAAATGGATGAAACTTAATGTAGA AGAGGGACTGTACAGTAGAACTCTGGCTGGCAGCATCACCACACCTCCTTTGCTTATCGTATTTTATCAACAACATTCCACCATTGACCCTATGTGGAACGTCAGACACCTTG gttccaGTGCTGGAAAACGGTATTCACCCCAGTTTGTAAAGGCTGCCAAGTTACTTCACTGGAATGGCCACTTCAAGCCTTGGGGAAGAGCTGCTTCATATGCTGATGTTTGGGAAAAATGGTATGTTCCAGACCCAACAGGCAAATTCAGCTTAATCCGAAGACATATGGATGCCTCAAACTAA
- the Glt8d1 gene encoding glycosyltransferase 8 domain-containing protein 1 isoform X3 — translation MSFRKVSIIIWVLAVVLFLLVLHHNFLSLSSLLRNDVTDSGILGLQPIDFATDVHQHPVNGRQEEIPVVIAASEDRLGGTIAAINSVHRNTRSNVIFYIVTLNSTADHLRSWLNSVSLKSIRYKIVNFDTKLLEGKVKQDPDQGESMKPLTFARFYLPILVPSVKKAIYMDDDVIVQGDILALYNTPLKPGHAAAFSEDCDSASTKVIIRGAGNQYNYIGYLDYKKERIRKLSMKASTCSFNPGVFVANLTEWKRQNVTNQLEKWMKLNVEEGLYSRTLAGSITTPPLLIVFYQQHSTIDPMWNVRHLGSSAGKRYSPQFVKAAKLLHWNGHFKPWGRAASYADVWEKWYVPDPTGKFSLIRRHMDASN, via the exons atGTCATTCCGTAAAG TGAGCATCATCATCTGGGTCCTGGCTGTTGTTCTCTTCTTACTGGTTTTGCACCATAACTTCCTCAGCTTGAGTAGTTTGCTAAGGAATGACGTAACAG ATTCAGGAATCCTGGGGCTTCAGCCCATAGACTTTGCCACAGATGTTCATCAACATCCAGTAAATGGGAGACAAGAAGAGATTCCTGTGGTCATTGCTGCCTCTGAAGACAGGCTGGGTGGGACAATTGCGGCCATAAACAGTGTTCATCGGAACACTCGCTCCAATGTGATTTTTTACATTGTTACCCTCAACAGTACAGCAGACCATCTCCG GTCCTGGCTTAACAGTGTTTCCCTGAAAAGCATCAGGTACAAAATTGTAAATTTTGACACTAAACTTTTGGAAGGGAAAGTAAAGCAGGATCCTGACCAGGGGGAGTCCATGAAACCA ttaACCTTTGCAAGGTTCTACTTGCCAATTCTGGTGCCCAGTGTAAAGAAGGCCATATACATGGATGATGATGTAATTGTACAAG GTGACATTCTTGCCTTGTATAATACACCACTGAAGCCAGGACATGCTGCTGCATTTTCAGAAGATTGTGATTCAGCCTCTACTAAAGTCATTATCCGTGGAGCAGGGAACCAA TACAATTATATTGGCTATCTTGACTATAAAAAGGAGAGAATTCGTAAGCTTTCCATGAAAGCCAGCACCTGTTCCTTTAACCCTGGAGTTTTTGTTGCAAACTTGACTGAATGGAAGAGACAGAATGTAACTAACCAGCTGGAGAAATGGATGAAACTTAATGTAGA AGAGGGACTGTACAGTAGAACTCTGGCTGGCAGCATCACCACACCTCCTTTGCTTATCGTATTTTATCAACAACATTCCACCATTGACCCTATGTGGAACGTCAGACACCTTG gttccaGTGCTGGAAAACGGTATTCACCCCAGTTTGTAAAGGCTGCCAAGTTACTTCACTGGAATGGCCACTTCAAGCCTTGGGGAAGAGCTGCTTCATATGCTGATGTTTGGGAAAAATGGTATGTTCCAGACCCAACAGGCAAATTCAGCTTAATCCGAAGACATATGGATGCCTCAAACTAA
- the Gnl3 gene encoding guanine nucleotide-binding protein-like 3 isoform X1 — MKRPKLKKASKRMTCHKRYKIQKKVREHHRKLRKEAKKRGHKKPRKDPGVPNSAPFKEAVLREAELRKQQLEELKQQQKLDRQQERKRKLEVNPGDEQSNVEPQQECEEPKTKKAKSGKQNPKKLHCRELKKVIEASDVLLEVLDARDPLGCRCPQVEEAVVKSGHKKLILVLNKSDLVPKENLESWLNYLNKELPTVVFKASTNMKYREKILKVKKKAVPIQSKTCCGKDALCKLLESFRQSCGKDIRVGVIGFPNVGKSSIINSLKQEWICNVGVPMGLTRSMQVVPLDKQITVIDSPCFIISPSNSPTALALRSPTSIEVLRPLEAASAILSQADSQQVVLKYTVPEFKDSLDFFTKLAQRRGLHQKGGGPSVESAAKLLWSEWTGASLGYYCHPPTSWTPSPHFSESITAYMKKGFNVEELEMNNAQSIQVLKGLHLTNRILFRSSGLTNGIIEETDIPEELPRHKENRRGGGEDDRNGDGENNAETSDAPPVEDTTEILPVESTASKPSFAVDKMHEEDDDVYDFRTDYV, encoded by the exons ATGAAGCGGCCAA agttaaagaaagcaagcaaacgcATGACCTGCCATAAGCGGTATAAAATCCAAAAAAAG GTCCGAGAACATCACCGAAAATTAAGGAAGGAAGCTAAAAAGCGGGGTCACAAGAAGCCTAGGAAGGACCCTGGAGTTCCAAATAGTGCTCCCTTTAAAGAGGCTGTTCTTCGTGAAGCTGAGCTAAGGAAACAGCAG CTCGAAGAACTAAAGCAGCAGCAGAAACTTGATAggcaacaagaaaggaaaagaaagcttgAAGTTAATCCTGGTGATGAGCAGTCCAATGTGGAACCTCAGCAG gAATGTGAAGAACCCAAAACCAAGAAAGCTAAATCGGGAAAACAGAATCCAAAGAAGTTGCATTGTCGGGAACTTAAAAAG GTGATTGAGGCCTCAGATGTCCTGTTAGAGGTTTTGGATGCCAGAGATCCTCTTGGCTGTAGGTGTCCTCAGGTCGAAGAAGCTGTTGTCAAAAGTGGACATAAGAAGCTGATACTTGTATTGAATAAATCAG ATCTAGTACCAAAGGAGAATTTGGAGAGCTGGCTAAATTACTTGAATAAAGAATTGCCAACAGTGGTGTTCAAAGCCTCAACAAACATGAAGTACAGAGAGAAGATACTCAAG GTAAAGAAGAAAGCTGTTCCAATCCAAAGTAAAACCTGCTGTGGCAAGGATGCACTCTGTAAGCTTCTTGAAAGTTTTCGGCAGTCATGTGGGAAAGATATTCGGGTTGGAGTAATTG GTTTCCCAAATGTGGGGAAAAGCAGCATCATTAATAGTTTAAAACAAGAATGGATATGTAATGTTGGAGTTCCCATGGGACTTACAAG GAGCATGCAGGTTGTCCCTTTGGACAAGCAGATCACAGTCATAGATAGTCCGTGCTTCATTATTTCACCCAGTAACTCCCCTACTGCACTTGCTCTACGGAGTCCAACAAGCATTGAAGTCCTAAGACCACTAGAGGCTGCCAGCGCCATTCTATCCCAGGCTGATAGCCAACAG gtggTTTTAAAATACACTGTCCCGGAGTTTAaggattctttggatttttttactAAACTTGCTCAGAGAAGAGGTCTGCACCAAAAGGGTGGAGGGCCAAGTGTGGAAAGTGCTGCTAAGCTGCTGTGGTCTGAGTGGACAGG TGCCTCATTAGGTTACTACTGTCATCCTCCTACTTCCTGGACTCCTTCTCCACATTTCAGTGAGAGTATTACAGCATATATGAAGAAGGGCTTTAATGTGGAAGAACTAGAAATGAATAATGCACAGAGCATACAAG TCCTCAAGGGCCTTCATTTAACTAACAGAATCCTTTTCCGGTCTTCGGGCCTGACAAATGGAATAATAGAAGAAACAGACATACCCGAAGAATTGccaagacacaaagaaaacagacGGGGTGGTGGTGAAGATGACAGAAATGGTGATGGTGAAAATAAT gcagagaccTCAGATGCACCCCCTGTAGAAGATACCACAGAGATATTACCTGTGGAATCAACAGCAA GTAAACCATCATTTGCTGTGGATAAAATGCATGAAGAGGATGATGATGTCTATGACTTTAGAACAGATTATGTATAA